A genomic segment from Pollutimonas thiosulfatoxidans encodes:
- the hpnE gene encoding hydroxysqualene dehydroxylase HpnE, with translation MNVAVVGAGWAGLAAALRLRELGHSVVVHEAARTLGGRARRVHARALDCWTDNGQHLLLGAYTQTLQVMRMLRLDPQALFYRMPLRLESADGQFSIKAANLPAPWHLLAGIATARGLRLSEKLALIAITNKLQKAQWETPPEQTVSQWLEQGRQSPHAIRTFWHPLCIAALNTPLEAASAQLFAHVLRDSLGGNKQASDLLIPRVDLTRLWPDALEHALHGDPLGRSSVLKGHTVRQLRTAARYVQVQDRHFDAVIVAGNAPSSHRLLAQLPASPLSTAYLESLAAFSFLPIATISLRLAQPWALPTPMLLLRDDPARRQFGQWLFDSSALGRPLRHEAPHGDTLVHIVVSDARAMQEHEAADVIAGLVTQLREQTRRYAPLPEVVAHNIIVEKRATFAAVPGLARPQNRTPWPRVWVAGDWTNTEYPAVLEGAVRSGLQAATELHAALD, from the coding sequence ATGAACGTCGCCGTCGTAGGCGCCGGCTGGGCTGGCCTTGCCGCAGCCTTGCGGCTGCGTGAGCTGGGACATTCAGTGGTCGTACACGAGGCCGCCCGCACATTGGGCGGCAGAGCGCGCCGCGTGCATGCACGGGCGCTTGATTGCTGGACCGACAACGGTCAACACCTGCTGCTGGGCGCCTACACGCAAACGCTGCAGGTCATGCGCATGCTGCGCCTGGACCCTCAAGCCCTGTTCTATCGCATGCCTCTGCGGCTGGAGTCCGCCGACGGTCAATTCAGCATCAAGGCCGCCAACCTGCCTGCGCCCTGGCACCTGCTTGCAGGAATAGCCACGGCACGCGGCCTGCGGCTGAGCGAGAAACTGGCCTTGATCGCCATCACCAACAAGTTGCAAAAAGCCCAGTGGGAAACTCCACCTGAGCAAACCGTCAGCCAGTGGCTTGAACAGGGCCGGCAATCGCCCCATGCGATCCGAACGTTCTGGCACCCTTTGTGCATAGCAGCGCTGAATACCCCGCTGGAAGCCGCCAGCGCGCAATTATTTGCCCATGTGCTGCGCGACAGCCTGGGCGGCAACAAGCAGGCCAGCGACCTGCTTATCCCCAGAGTCGACCTGACGCGACTATGGCCCGATGCCCTGGAGCATGCCCTGCACGGCGACCCTTTGGGCCGCTCCAGCGTCCTGAAGGGCCATACAGTGCGCCAGCTGCGTACCGCAGCGCGCTACGTGCAAGTGCAAGACAGGCACTTTGATGCCGTGATCGTGGCTGGTAATGCGCCGTCCAGCCATAGACTGCTTGCGCAATTGCCGGCCTCGCCACTAAGCACTGCCTATCTGGAGTCGTTGGCGGCTTTTTCGTTTCTGCCCATCGCCACCATCAGCTTGCGGCTCGCCCAACCTTGGGCATTGCCTACCCCCATGCTATTGCTGCGCGACGATCCGGCGCGTCGACAGTTCGGTCAATGGCTGTTCGATTCCAGCGCCCTGGGCCGCCCACTGAGGCATGAGGCGCCGCACGGCGACACGCTGGTGCACATCGTCGTCAGCGATGCCAGAGCGATGCAGGAACACGAAGCTGCCGACGTCATCGCGGGGCTGGTCACCCAACTACGTGAACAGACTCGCCGCTACGCCCCCTTGCCGGAGGTGGTGGCGCACAACATCATCGTTGAAAAGCGCGCAACGTTCGCGGCGGTGCCAGGTCTTGCAAGACCCCAGAACCGCACGCCATGGCCGCGAGTATGGGTTGCCGGCGACTGGACCAACACGGAGTATCCGGCCGTTCTGGAAGGCGCGGTACGCAGCGGCCTGCAGGCCGCGACTGAACTGCACGCGGCACTGGACTGA
- the crcB gene encoding fluoride efflux transporter CrcB, with amino-acid sequence MFSLPHLLAVAGGASIGALCRWGLDFWLDRGSSSLPWGTLGANLVGGYLVGLVLGWLSLNPDLPVWLRLMLVTGFLGGLTTFSTFSAEAFGMLERGAYATALGYVGLSLLGSLGLTALGFATVRMIRSGM; translated from the coding sequence ATGTTCTCGCTGCCCCACTTGCTTGCGGTTGCTGGCGGTGCTTCGATAGGCGCGCTGTGCCGGTGGGGCCTGGACTTTTGGCTTGATCGCGGTTCATCAAGCTTGCCCTGGGGCACACTCGGTGCGAACCTTGTCGGCGGCTATCTCGTAGGATTGGTGCTGGGCTGGCTTAGCCTGAACCCCGACCTGCCGGTGTGGTTGCGGCTGATGCTGGTCACCGGATTCCTGGGCGGGCTGACGACTTTTTCCACTTTCTCGGCGGAGGCCTTCGGCATGTTGGAGCGTGGTGCCTACGCGACGGCCTTGGGTTATGTGGGGCTTAGTCTATTGGGCAGTCTTGGACTGACGGCGCTGGGTTTTGCCACTGTGCGCATGATCCGCTCGGGCATGTAG
- the thrC gene encoding threonine synthase: protein MKYQSTRGGMTPQPFSDILLEGLAPDGGLAVPVTLPSIDAQTLESWRGLSYADLATEILGRFIDDIPRADLARLTHAAYRPEVFGSEGIVPLKPLSASVSLLGLSEGPTLAFKDMAMQFLGHVFEYVLDKRNATLNIVGATSGDTGSAAEYALRGKRGVSVFMLSPQGRMSEFQRAQMYSLQDENIHNIAVDGVFDECQDIVKALASDLDFKARHHIGAVNSINWARIAAQVVYYFWGWLRATTGSGQRVSFSVPSGNFGNILAGHIARQMGLPIRRLVLATNENNVLEEFFRTGVYRPRAAEHTHATSSPSMDISRASNFERFVFDLLDRDTDALRACWDQLANTGAFDLSHMLPQFESRYGFVAGVSTHADRLNTIRTTYEQTGVLIDPHTADGVKVAAPFVEEGIPMLVLETALPAKFSETIEQAIGKPAPVPAHLRGLSDLPQRVQQMDCSVDQVRAYIAQHAAS, encoded by the coding sequence ATGAAATACCAGTCTACCCGTGGCGGCATGACGCCCCAGCCGTTCAGCGATATTTTGCTGGAGGGCCTGGCGCCCGATGGCGGCCTGGCCGTCCCCGTTACGCTACCGAGCATCGATGCACAGACGCTCGAGTCTTGGCGCGGCTTGAGCTATGCCGACCTGGCGACCGAGATCCTGGGAAGGTTCATCGACGACATACCAAGGGCGGACCTTGCGCGCCTCACGCATGCGGCCTATCGGCCCGAGGTGTTTGGCAGCGAGGGCATTGTGCCGCTCAAGCCCCTGTCCGCTTCAGTGTCCTTGCTGGGCTTGTCGGAAGGCCCGACGCTGGCTTTCAAGGACATGGCGATGCAGTTTCTTGGCCATGTCTTCGAGTATGTGCTGGACAAGAGAAACGCCACGCTGAACATCGTGGGCGCCACGTCCGGCGACACCGGTTCGGCGGCAGAGTACGCGCTGCGCGGCAAACGTGGTGTGTCGGTCTTCATGCTGTCACCGCAGGGCCGCATGAGCGAGTTCCAGCGTGCGCAGATGTATTCGCTGCAAGATGAAAACATCCACAACATCGCCGTCGACGGTGTATTCGACGAATGCCAGGACATCGTGAAAGCACTGGCGAGCGATCTGGATTTCAAGGCGCGCCATCACATAGGCGCGGTCAACTCGATCAATTGGGCCCGTATTGCGGCCCAGGTCGTGTACTACTTCTGGGGCTGGCTGCGCGCCACCACAGGCAGCGGCCAGCGTGTGTCCTTCAGTGTGCCGTCGGGCAATTTCGGCAACATCCTGGCCGGACACATCGCCCGGCAAATGGGCCTGCCCATACGCAGGCTGGTGCTGGCCACCAACGAGAACAACGTGCTTGAAGAGTTCTTCCGCACGGGGGTGTATCGGCCACGCGCGGCCGAGCATACCCATGCCACCTCCAGCCCATCCATGGATATATCCCGGGCGTCCAACTTCGAACGCTTCGTATTCGACTTGCTCGATCGCGATACCGACGCGCTGCGCGCATGCTGGGATCAGCTCGCCAATACGGGTGCCTTCGATCTTAGCCACATGCTGCCGCAGTTCGAGTCGCGGTATGGTTTTGTGGCCGGCGTCAGCACCCATGCTGATCGCTTAAATACCATTAGAACCACCTACGAGCAGACCGGCGTTCTCATCGACCCCCATACGGCAGACGGTGTGAAAGTCGCGGCACCGTTTGTGGAAGAGGGCATTCCCATGCTCGTACTGGAAACAGCGCTGCCTGCAAAGTTCAGCGAGACGATCGAGCAGGCCATAGGCAAGCCGGCCCCCGTGCCGGCGCACTTGCGGGGTTTGTCTGATCTGCCACAACGGGTCCAGCAAATGGATTGCAGCGTAGATCAGGTGCGCGCCTACATCGCGCAGCACGCCGCAAGCTGA